CCCACGAGCTGTTAGAAATCGCTTGAAAATAACACTTCCTGCAATTATTCACGCTGATTTCTTTTTTCAATTCAAAGCTCACCAGTTTAACGGGTAAAGTGTCAAATTTCTTAGAAAAAGCGATTAAATTTTCATTAGACAATTCAGCGTGCAAAAATCTAACCCCCACCATGTCCGGATAAAGCCACCTGTCCATGCCTCTTGGCGATCTTGCACTCCCTTCATGAAAAATGGTTTTCGTGTAGCATTTCAAATTTTCATTGTGGCAAGCCATGTAAGTTAAAAAGGGGTTCAAATTTCTTTCATGCGCGATTTTAACGCTTGGAGCACTTGATTTTTGAGCGTTTAAAACCGGCTCTTTAGATGCGCTTTTTAAAGCGATTAAAACGGGTTTTTCTTGCGTTTTCAAAAAAGGCAACTCTTCGCCCTTATTTAAGGCTGTATAAATAGCAGCGCTAACACTCTGATCGGGAGTGTTGCCCCCATAATCAAACATGCTTTCAATCTCGCCTTTTTCAAAAAGCTCTTTGGCTTTATGATAAATCTCAGTAACCTTAATAGGCTCTTTGATAATTTCTAAAACGCTTTGAATGATTTTAATATCTCGTGGTTTCATTTTTTGCTCGCTAAATACTCTTCATAACTGCCTTTAAAATCAATAATTGAAGCGCCTTTAGGGCTTGGGACTAGTTCAATGATCCGATTAGCATACGCATCAATGAGCTCTCTGTCATGGCTTACGCAAATCAGCGCCCCATCAAATTTAAAGAGCGCTTCACCTAGCGCGATAATGGCCTCTAAATCCAGGTGGTTGGTTGGCTCATCTAAGACTAAGAAATTCCCCCCCTCTAGCATGAGCTTGGATAAAACCATTCGGTGTTTTTCGCCTCCGCTTAAAGCGTTCACGCACTTTTCTTGCTCTTCGCCATTAAAAAGCATCCTCCCTAAAGCGTTCCTAACCTCTGCGCTTTCAATCTTTTTATTGAAATTAAAGAGCCATTGATACAAGGTCTCCTCACCGCTGATTTCTTCGCTCACATTTTGAGGGAAATAGCCTTTTGAAACGGTCGCTCCCCATTTCACCACGCCCGTATCCGGCTTTAACTCTTCTACTAAAATTTTACAAAGCGTGGATTTACCCACGCCGTTTGGCCCTATGAGAGCGATTTTATCTTTAGGCATCACTTTCAAGCTCACTTGATTTAAAATAATTTGCCCATCATAACTTTTAGAGATGTTTTCGCATTCTAAAGCTTCATTACCAATGGTGCGTTTGGGTTTAAAAATAATGCTAGGATCCCTCCTGCTAGATACCGCTAAGCTTTGAATGTCTAATTTATCCAGTTGTTTTTGGCGGCTGGTGGCTTGCTTGGCTTTAGAAGCGTTAGC
This genomic window from Helicobacter pylori contains:
- a CDS encoding COG2958 family protein: MKPRDIKIIQSVLEIIKEPIKVTEIYHKAKELFEKGEIESMFDYGGNTPDQSVSAAIYTALNKGEELPFLKTQEKPVLIALKSASKEPVLNAQKSSAPSVKIAHERNLNPFLTYMACHNENLKCYTKTIFHEGSARSPRGMDRWLYPDMVGVRFLHAELSNENLIAFSKKFDTLPVKLVSFELKKEISVNNCRKCYFQAISNSSWANEGYLVGHHIATHDLKLMDLLKRLHASFGIGVIDLRTDENKSAILLNAKYKEKIDYTVALELSEKNEEFSGFLKSVVDYDPKNQNRYKDEFDEIKKKEELYPNS